A part of Candidatus Aramenus sp. CH1 genomic DNA contains:
- a CDS encoding transposase, whose protein sequence is MLATVVVDDGTVLFYRGSVVKSDYFYFEKKIAELDELKSETEKVQEQEAREEVLRKRERIFFKLYRRLIHYFRTLASHLTKTLWSLGVSTVYLGYPYFIPRIRVTSSLQI, encoded by the coding sequence ATGTTGGCTACTGTAGTTGTTGATGATGGTACAGTACTCTTTTATAGGGGTTCCGTAGTGAAGAGCGATTACTTTTACTTTGAGAAAAAGATCGCTGAACTCGACGAGCTGAAGAGCGAGACAGAAAAGGTCCAAGAACAAGAAGCTAGGGAAGAAGTGCTGAGGAAAAGGGAAAGAATTTTCTTTAAGCTTTATCGTAGGCTTATTCATTATTTTAGGACTTTAGCATCTCACCTCACCAAGACTTTGTGGTCTCTTGGCGTCTCCACGGTTTACTTGGGCTATCCTTACTTCATTCCTAGGATAAGGGTAACAAGTTCACTTCAAATT
- a CDS encoding zinc-ribbon domain-containing protein translates to MKYCPRCGYQNLDDAKFCARCGYQFPDTTQQSPPLSCPLSHLLSLRPPTRNNRRTADLLA, encoded by the coding sequence ATGAAGTACTGTCCTAGATGTGGTTACCAAAACCTCGACGACGCTAAGTTCTGCGCGAGGTGCGGATACCAGTTCCCTGATACGACGCAGCAGAGTCCACCTCTCAGTTGCCCCCTCAGCCACCTCCTATCCCTGCGCCCTCCTACCCGCAACAACCGTCGTACAGCCGACCTCCTAGCATAA